The following proteins come from a genomic window of Salvia hispanica cultivar TCC Black 2014 chromosome 4, UniMelb_Shisp_WGS_1.0, whole genome shotgun sequence:
- the LOC125218467 gene encoding protein transport protein Sec24-like At3g07100 isoform X1, with amino-acid sequence MGPENPNRPNYPLRPAATPFASQQSSTPFSSTGPAVGSEAPVFRPGPPAASNFQAPPFAGGPLVGTEVPAFRPPPSIRPGEVVRPPPPPSYGPPTSGFQRFPNPPVSSAGQVLPPHISLTGQPVIAPPTRPPPGPASPFSHPQPPLVSMGSPPQSIKTGQPNPNIPPPADQRFSTPILRPSSQPSSPPTGTSYPAGRGTYPGYANMQPNSVSQAPPMPPASFQMQQGGYGPPMQSSFPLQRGYAPQAPPTSLLAQQRGYAPVPPVSTSSGLYSGNQFQQHGIAPAQQGLAEDFSSLSLGSVPGSYDAGLDITALPRPLDGDVEPKSYADMYPMNCDSRFLRLTTSGIPNSQSLASRWHLSIGAVVCPLAETPPGEEVPIVNFATTGIIRCRRCRTYVNPYVAFTDNGRKWRCNICSLLNDVPSDYFAHVDASGRRVDLDQRPELIKGSVEFIAPAEYMVRPPMPPLYFFLIDVSISAVKSGMLEVMSQTIKSCLDSLPGSTRTQIGFITYDSTIHFYNMKSSLAQPQMMVVSDLDDIFVPLPDDLLVNLSESRSVVEAFLDSLPSMFQENMNVESAFGPALKAAFLVMSQLGGKLLIFQNSLPSLGAGLLKLRGDDIRVYGTDKEHTLRLPEDPFYKQMAADFTKYQIAVNVYAFSDKYTDIATLGTLAKYTGGQVYYYPNFQASIHKEKLKHELTRDLTRETAWEAVMRIRCGKGVRFTSYHGNFMLRSTDLLALPAVDCDKAYAAQLSLEETLLTTQTVYFQVALLYTSSSGERRIRVHTAAAPVVTDLGEMYRLADTGAIISLFSRLAIEKTLTSKLEEARTSVQHRIVKALREYRNLYAVQHRLSGRMIYPESLKFLPLYGLALCKSLPLRGGYSDVQLDERSAAAYTMMALPVKSLLKLLYPNLVRVDECLVKVSLLHSCFFCWSMIWCASYLFPMSPQNEEFDSKKRLPLTVESLDTRGLYIFDDGFRFVIWFGKALSPDITKNLVGEDFATDFSKVSLSQRDNPVSRKIMEILNQCRKSDPSYFQLCHLVRQGDQPREGFFLLTSLVEDQIGGANGYADWMVLLFKQVQQNA; translated from the exons ATGGGGCCCGAAAATCCTAATCGTCCAAACTATCCATTAAGACCAGCTGCAACACCCTTTGCTTCTCAGCAATCTTCAACACCTTTCTCATCGACTGGTCCTGCTGTTGGATCAGAAGCACCCGTCTTTAGGCCTGGGCCTCCTGCAGCCTCAAACTTTCAAGCACCTCCCTTTGCTGGGGGACCTTTGGTTGGAACGGAGGTCCCTGCCTTTAGACCCCCTCCATCAATTAGACCTGGTGAAGTGGTCCGCCCACCTCCTCCACCATCTTATGGCCCACCTACCTCAGGATTTCAGAGATTCCCAAACCCCCCCGTGTCGTCAGCTGGTCAAGTACTACCTCCTCACATCTCTCTTACAGGTCAGCCTGTTATAGCTCCACCAACCAGACCTCCTCCAGGTCCTGCTTCTCCTTTTTCACATCCCCAGCCACCTTTGGTATCCATGGGATCTCCACCTCAAAGCATAAAAACTGGACAACCTAACCCAAATATCCCGCCTCCTGCAGATCAACGCTTCTCAACTCCCATTCTCAGGCCAAGTTCCCAGCCTTCTTCTCCACCAACTGGGACATCTTATCCAGCTGGCAGGGGTACCTATCCAGGGTATGCCAACATGCAACCAAATTCTGTTTCCCAAGCTCCACCTATGCCGCCTGCCTCCTTTCAAATGCAACAAGGAGGTTATGGTCCACCTATGCAGTCATCCTTTCCTTTACAACGGGGCTATGCTCCACAAGCACCTCCAACATCTCTTCTAGCTCAACAAAGAGGTTATGCTCCTGTTCCACCTGTTTCAACTTCATCTGGCCTCTATTCAGGGAACCAGTTCCAGCAACATGGCATTGCACCTGCTCAACAGGGTTTGGCTGAAGATTTTAGTTCGCTCTCTCTTGGATCAGTACCAGGATCTTATGATGCAGGACTTGATATCACAGCCTTACCAAGGCCATTAGACGGTGATGTGGAACCTAAGTCTTATGCTGATATGTACCCAATGAATTGTGATTCTAGATTCTTGCGACTAACAACAAGTGGCATACCAAACTCTCAATCATTGGCATCACGATGGCATTTGTCTATTGGGGCTGTTGTTTGCCCTCTAGCAGAAACTCCTCCCGGG GAGGAAGTTCCAATTGTTAATTTTGCCACAACAGGAATCATTAGATGTAGAAGGTGCCGTACTTATGTGAACCCGTATGTCGCGTTCACTGACAATGGAAGAAAGTGGAGATGCAATATATGCTCATTGCTAAATGATG TTCCAAGTGATTATTTTGCCCACGTGGATGCTAGTGGAAGAAGAGTTGATTTGGATCAAAGGCCTGAACTTATAAAGGGTAGTGTTGAGTTTATTGCTCCAGCTGAGTACATGGTCCGCCCTCCAATGCCACCACTCTATTTTTTCCTCATCGATGTATCAATATCTGCTGTTAAAAGCGGAATGCTTGAG GTTATGTCACAGACTATTAAGTCTTGCCTGGACAGCTTACCTGGTTCAACACGAACACAGATTGGCTTTATAACTTATGATAGCACCATACATTTTTATAACATGAAG TCATCATTGGCACAGCCTCAGATGATGGTTGTCTCGGATTTGGATGATATATTTGTTCCATTGCCAGATGATCTTCTAGTCAACTTGTCAGAATCTAGGAGTGTGGTGGAGGCATTTCTTGATAGCTTGCCCTCCATGTTCCAGGAGAACATGAATGTTGAATCCGCATTTGGTCCAGCTCTCAAAGCTGCATTCTTGGTTATG AGCCAACTTGGCGGTAAATTGTTAATCTTCCAGAATAGTCTACCATCTCTGGGTGCTGGCCTCCTGAAGCTGCGTGGGGATGATATTCGAGTTTATGGGACTGATAAAGAGCATACTTTACGATTACCTGAAGATCCATTTTATAAACAGATGGCTGCTGATTTTACTAAGTATCAGATAGCTGTAAATGTATATGCATTCAGTGATAAGTACACGGATATAGCAACTTTGG GAACACTGGCAAAGTATACTGGCGGTCAGGTGTATTATTATCCGAATTTCCAGGCTAGTATccataaagaaaagttgaaacATGAGCTAACCAGAGATCTTACCAGAGAAACTGCGTGGGAAGCGGTCATGAGGATAAGATGTGGAAAAG GAGTACGGTTTACATCTTATCATGGAAATTTTATGCTAAGATCCACAGACTTACTCGCACTCCCTGCTGTTGACTGTGATAAGGCTTATGCTGCACAGTTGTCTCTTGAAGAGACACTGTTGACTACTCAGACTGTGTACTTTCAAGTTGCACTATT ATACACATCATCTTCTGGCGAACGGCGTATCAGAGTACACACTGCAGCTGCTCCAGTTGTTACAGATCTAGGAGAGATGTACCGCCTAGCTGACACTGGAGCAATTATTTCTCTGTTCTCCAGGCTAG CAATTGAAAAGACTTTGACATCCAAGCTGGAAGAAGCTCGGACTAGTGTTCAACATCGTATTGTCAAAGCTCTAAGGGAATACCGAAATCTTTATGCTGTTCAACATCGCTTATCAGGAAGGATGATCTACCCCGAGTCACTAAAATTCTTACCATTGTATGGACTAGCATTGTGTAAATCACTACCCCTCCGCGGTGGGTATTCCGATGTGCAGCTTGATGAGCGCAGTGCAGCTGCATACACCATGATGGCTTTACCTGTTAAAAGTTTGCTGAAACTTCTGTATCCCAACCTGGTTCGTGTGGATGAGTGTCTTGTAAAAGTAAGTTTATTGcattcttgtttcttttgttgGAGTATGATTTGGTGTGCATCTTACCTATTCCCTATGTCTCCTCAGAATGAAGAATTTGACTCCAAAAAGAGGCTTCCACTAACCGTAGAGAGCTTAGACACCAGAGGTCTCTATATCTTTGATGATGGTTTCCGGTTTGTCATATGGTTTGGCAAAGCACTTTCACCTGACATAACTAAGAATTTGGTTGGGGAAGATTTTGCCACGGACTTCTCAAAG GTTAGCCTCTCCCAAAGAGACAACCCCGTGTCTAGAAAGATCATGGAgattcttaatcaatgtaggaaGAGCGATCCGTCATATTTTCAGCTATGCCATCTTGTGAGGCAGGGTGATCAACCTAGAGAAGGCTTCTTCCTACTTACAAGTCTTGTCGAGGACCAGATTGGTGGTGCCAATGGTTATGCTGACTGGATGGTGCTGCTTTTTAAGCAAGTCCAACAAAATGCATAA
- the LOC125218467 gene encoding protein transport protein Sec24-like At3g07100 isoform X2, whose amino-acid sequence MGPENPNRPNYPLRPAATPFASQQSSTPFSSTGPAVGSEAPVFRPGPPAASNFQAPPFAGGPLVGTEVPAFRPPPSIRPGEVVRPPPPPSYGPPTSGFQRFPNPPVSSAGQVLPPHISLTGQPVIAPPTRPPPGPASPFSHPQPPLVSMGSPPQSIKTGQPNPNIPPPADQRFSTPILRPSSQPSSPPTGTSYPAGRGTYPGYANMQPNSVSQAPPMPPASFQMQQGGYGPPMQSSFPLQRGYAPQAPPTSLLAQQRGYAPVPPVSTSSGLYSGNQFQQHGIAPAQQGLAEDFSSLSLGSVPGSYDAGLDITALPRPLDGDVEPKSYADMYPMNCDSRFLRLTTSGIPNSQSLASRWHLSIGAVVCPLAETPPGEEVPIVNFATTGIIRCRRCRTYVNPYVAFTDNGRKWRCNICSLLNDVPSDYFAHVDASGRRVDLDQRPELIKGSVEFIAPAEYMVRPPMPPLYFFLIDVSISAVKSGMLEVMSQTIKSCLDSLPGSTRTQIGFITYDSTIHFYNMKSSLAQPQMMVVSDLDDIFVPLPDDLLVNLSESRSVVEAFLDSLPSMFQENMNVESAFGPALKAAFLVMSQLGGKLLIFQNSLPSLGAGLLKLRGDDIRVYGTDKEHTLRLPEDPFYKQMAADFTKYQIAVNVYAFSDKYTDIATLGTLAKYTGGQVYYYPNFQASIHKEKLKHELTRDLTRETAWEAVMRIRCGKGVRFTSYHGNFMLRSTDLLALPAVDCDKAYAAQLSLEETLLTTQTVYFQVALLYTSSSGERRIRVHTAAAPVVTDLGEMYRLADTGAIISLFSRLAIEKTLTSKLEEARTSVQHRIVKALREYRNLYAVQHRLSGRMIYPESLKFLPLYGLALCKSLPLRGGYSDVQLDERSAAAYTMMALPVKSLLKLLYPNLVRVDECLVKNEEFDSKKRLPLTVESLDTRGLYIFDDGFRFVIWFGKALSPDITKNLVGEDFATDFSKVSLSQRDNPVSRKIMEILNQCRKSDPSYFQLCHLVRQGDQPREGFFLLTSLVEDQIGGANGYADWMVLLFKQVQQNA is encoded by the exons ATGGGGCCCGAAAATCCTAATCGTCCAAACTATCCATTAAGACCAGCTGCAACACCCTTTGCTTCTCAGCAATCTTCAACACCTTTCTCATCGACTGGTCCTGCTGTTGGATCAGAAGCACCCGTCTTTAGGCCTGGGCCTCCTGCAGCCTCAAACTTTCAAGCACCTCCCTTTGCTGGGGGACCTTTGGTTGGAACGGAGGTCCCTGCCTTTAGACCCCCTCCATCAATTAGACCTGGTGAAGTGGTCCGCCCACCTCCTCCACCATCTTATGGCCCACCTACCTCAGGATTTCAGAGATTCCCAAACCCCCCCGTGTCGTCAGCTGGTCAAGTACTACCTCCTCACATCTCTCTTACAGGTCAGCCTGTTATAGCTCCACCAACCAGACCTCCTCCAGGTCCTGCTTCTCCTTTTTCACATCCCCAGCCACCTTTGGTATCCATGGGATCTCCACCTCAAAGCATAAAAACTGGACAACCTAACCCAAATATCCCGCCTCCTGCAGATCAACGCTTCTCAACTCCCATTCTCAGGCCAAGTTCCCAGCCTTCTTCTCCACCAACTGGGACATCTTATCCAGCTGGCAGGGGTACCTATCCAGGGTATGCCAACATGCAACCAAATTCTGTTTCCCAAGCTCCACCTATGCCGCCTGCCTCCTTTCAAATGCAACAAGGAGGTTATGGTCCACCTATGCAGTCATCCTTTCCTTTACAACGGGGCTATGCTCCACAAGCACCTCCAACATCTCTTCTAGCTCAACAAAGAGGTTATGCTCCTGTTCCACCTGTTTCAACTTCATCTGGCCTCTATTCAGGGAACCAGTTCCAGCAACATGGCATTGCACCTGCTCAACAGGGTTTGGCTGAAGATTTTAGTTCGCTCTCTCTTGGATCAGTACCAGGATCTTATGATGCAGGACTTGATATCACAGCCTTACCAAGGCCATTAGACGGTGATGTGGAACCTAAGTCTTATGCTGATATGTACCCAATGAATTGTGATTCTAGATTCTTGCGACTAACAACAAGTGGCATACCAAACTCTCAATCATTGGCATCACGATGGCATTTGTCTATTGGGGCTGTTGTTTGCCCTCTAGCAGAAACTCCTCCCGGG GAGGAAGTTCCAATTGTTAATTTTGCCACAACAGGAATCATTAGATGTAGAAGGTGCCGTACTTATGTGAACCCGTATGTCGCGTTCACTGACAATGGAAGAAAGTGGAGATGCAATATATGCTCATTGCTAAATGATG TTCCAAGTGATTATTTTGCCCACGTGGATGCTAGTGGAAGAAGAGTTGATTTGGATCAAAGGCCTGAACTTATAAAGGGTAGTGTTGAGTTTATTGCTCCAGCTGAGTACATGGTCCGCCCTCCAATGCCACCACTCTATTTTTTCCTCATCGATGTATCAATATCTGCTGTTAAAAGCGGAATGCTTGAG GTTATGTCACAGACTATTAAGTCTTGCCTGGACAGCTTACCTGGTTCAACACGAACACAGATTGGCTTTATAACTTATGATAGCACCATACATTTTTATAACATGAAG TCATCATTGGCACAGCCTCAGATGATGGTTGTCTCGGATTTGGATGATATATTTGTTCCATTGCCAGATGATCTTCTAGTCAACTTGTCAGAATCTAGGAGTGTGGTGGAGGCATTTCTTGATAGCTTGCCCTCCATGTTCCAGGAGAACATGAATGTTGAATCCGCATTTGGTCCAGCTCTCAAAGCTGCATTCTTGGTTATG AGCCAACTTGGCGGTAAATTGTTAATCTTCCAGAATAGTCTACCATCTCTGGGTGCTGGCCTCCTGAAGCTGCGTGGGGATGATATTCGAGTTTATGGGACTGATAAAGAGCATACTTTACGATTACCTGAAGATCCATTTTATAAACAGATGGCTGCTGATTTTACTAAGTATCAGATAGCTGTAAATGTATATGCATTCAGTGATAAGTACACGGATATAGCAACTTTGG GAACACTGGCAAAGTATACTGGCGGTCAGGTGTATTATTATCCGAATTTCCAGGCTAGTATccataaagaaaagttgaaacATGAGCTAACCAGAGATCTTACCAGAGAAACTGCGTGGGAAGCGGTCATGAGGATAAGATGTGGAAAAG GAGTACGGTTTACATCTTATCATGGAAATTTTATGCTAAGATCCACAGACTTACTCGCACTCCCTGCTGTTGACTGTGATAAGGCTTATGCTGCACAGTTGTCTCTTGAAGAGACACTGTTGACTACTCAGACTGTGTACTTTCAAGTTGCACTATT ATACACATCATCTTCTGGCGAACGGCGTATCAGAGTACACACTGCAGCTGCTCCAGTTGTTACAGATCTAGGAGAGATGTACCGCCTAGCTGACACTGGAGCAATTATTTCTCTGTTCTCCAGGCTAG CAATTGAAAAGACTTTGACATCCAAGCTGGAAGAAGCTCGGACTAGTGTTCAACATCGTATTGTCAAAGCTCTAAGGGAATACCGAAATCTTTATGCTGTTCAACATCGCTTATCAGGAAGGATGATCTACCCCGAGTCACTAAAATTCTTACCATTGTATGGACTAGCATTGTGTAAATCACTACCCCTCCGCGGTGGGTATTCCGATGTGCAGCTTGATGAGCGCAGTGCAGCTGCATACACCATGATGGCTTTACCTGTTAAAAGTTTGCTGAAACTTCTGTATCCCAACCTGGTTCGTGTGGATGAGTGTCTTGTAAAA AATGAAGAATTTGACTCCAAAAAGAGGCTTCCACTAACCGTAGAGAGCTTAGACACCAGAGGTCTCTATATCTTTGATGATGGTTTCCGGTTTGTCATATGGTTTGGCAAAGCACTTTCACCTGACATAACTAAGAATTTGGTTGGGGAAGATTTTGCCACGGACTTCTCAAAG GTTAGCCTCTCCCAAAGAGACAACCCCGTGTCTAGAAAGATCATGGAgattcttaatcaatgtaggaaGAGCGATCCGTCATATTTTCAGCTATGCCATCTTGTGAGGCAGGGTGATCAACCTAGAGAAGGCTTCTTCCTACTTACAAGTCTTGTCGAGGACCAGATTGGTGGTGCCAATGGTTATGCTGACTGGATGGTGCTGCTTTTTAAGCAAGTCCAACAAAATGCATAA
- the LOC125218468 gene encoding uncharacterized protein LOC125218468, whose protein sequence is MDGGELPNPDDYSAAATLIPFPRPLPLLRGPIKAGPLDDPSSGPYHLAFKSARAWAAAYRSCRAQITAQCESGARIGCSISASSKCKPPWWRVILGVYSKQDFKEREKCEEIEMEACFAAAKERCGGFAKQKCEPAFRNARIVATGFDSSVVDRKGVSRLISVVCFAEEKSYGIGFWGEFGQKCEVTNIRGGDLLGSNCVDVDEYLGKNLV, encoded by the coding sequence ATGGACGGCGGCGAGCTCCCCAATCCCGACGACTACTCCGCCGCCGCAACCCTAATCCCCTTCCCCCGCCCTCTCCCTCTCCTGCGAGGTCCAATCAAAGCCGGTCCTCTCGACGATCCCTCCTCTGGTCCATACCACCTCGCCTTCAAATCCGCCCGCGCCTGGGCCGCCGCGTATCGGAGCTGCCGCGCCCAAATCACCGCGCAATGCGAATCGGGTGCGCGGATCGGCTGCTCCATCTCCGCCTCTAGCAAATGCAAACCCCCGTGGTGGAGAGTAATTCTAGGCGTATACTCGAAACAGGATTTCAAGGAGAGGGAGAAGTGTGAGGAGATTGAGATGGAGGCGTGTTTCGCCGCTGCCAAGGAGAGATGCGGCGGCTTCGCGAAGCAGAAGTGTGAGCCGGCGTTCAGGAATGCGAGGATTGTGGCGACTGGATTTGATTCGAGCGTGGTGGATCGGAAGGGAGTTTCTCGGTTGATTTCAGTGGTTTGTTTTGCGGAGGAAAAGAGTTATGGGATTGGATTTTGGGGTGAATTTGGGCAGAAATGTGAGGTTACTAATATTAGAGGGGGGGATTTGTTGGGTTCCAATTGTGTGGATGTAGATGAGTATTTGGGAAAGAATTTAGTGTGA
- the LOC125220792 gene encoding glycerol-3-phosphate acyltransferase 1-like has protein sequence MGAIHTYNPAKHPSLSEFCRRGRKSQTIVCNIHRCLLRSPSFFPYFMLVAFEGGGILRALLLLLLSPLLLILDDEMEMRVMIFVTFFGMRVRDMESVSRMVLPKFYLENLNLRAYEALDSAGTKAVFTVVPRIMVEAFLKDYLDVDSVVGTELCTVGDFFTGLVSPSGLLVKHRAVEDLFGDERPDVGIGSSSVCDHLFVSLCKEAYVITGDDDVAKMSRSRYPKPLIFHDGRLAFLPTPAATLWMFTWLPVGIPIAILRLFIGSVFPCHLIIPLCAATGMDLRVSGPTQPANGNNKGKGILYVCNHRIVYDPAFLTGALRKPLTTVTYGLSRTSEIISPMKIVRD, from the exons ATGGGTGCAATACACACGTACAACCCTGCAAAGCACCCCAGCCTCTCCGAGTTCTGCCGCCGCGGCCGGAAATCGCAGACCATCGTCTGCAACATCCATCGCTGCCTCCTCCGATCGCCCTCCTTCTTCCCCTACTTCATGCTCGTCGCCTTCGAGGGCGGCGGCATTCTCAGAGCTCTGCTACTCTTGCTGTTGTCCCCATTGCTGCTGATTCTCGACGATGAGATGGAGATGAGGGTCATGATTTTCGTCACATTTTTCGGGATGAGGGTGAGGGACATGGAGAGCGTTTCTAGAATGGTCTTGCCGAAATTCTACCTCGAAAACCTCAATCTCCGCGCCTACGAGGCGTTGGATTCCGCCGGAACTAAGGCGGTCTTCACCGTTGTGCCTAGAATTATGGTGGAGGCCTTTTTGAAAGACTATCTCGATGTTGATTCGGTTGTCGGGACCGAACTCTGCACCGTTGGTGACTTCTTCACCGGTTTGGTATCTCCCTCCGGTTTGCTTGTCAAGCATAGGGCTGTCGAGGACTTGTTCGGTGACGAGAGGCCCGATGTCGGCATCGGATCGTCTAGTGTGTGTGATCATTTATTTGTCTCTCTCTGCAAG GAAGCATATGTTATAACAGGAGACGACGACGTGGCAAAAATGTCAAGAAGCCGTTATCCGAAACCCCTAATTTTCCACGACGGCCGGCTGGCGTTCCTGCCAACGCCAGCCGCGACGTTATGGATGTTCACATGGCTCCCCGTAGGGATCCCCATTGCCATCTTGCGTCTCTTCATCGGCTCTGTTTTCCCCTGCCACCTCATCATCCCCCTATGTGCCGCGACCGGCATGGACCTCCGTGTCTCCGGGCCCACGCAGCCCGCCAACGGCAACAACAAGGGCAAGGGCATCCTATACGTCTGCAACCACCGCATCGTCTACGACCCAGCCTTCCTTACCGGCGCCCTCCGCAAACCCCTCACTACCGTCACCTACGGCCTGAGCCGGACATCGGAGATCATATCGCCAATGAAGATC GTGCGTGACTGA